TTTGGTGTGAGGACGCCATTCCACGGATACGTAATTTATTAGGATGAAAttagtttattattttaaaaaacaagaTAAGTAATTTATGTCATTGTCATATAAGGATTATTTGTTGTTTATCTTTATacgtattttatttaaatgtaattgataatttatactctaaataatattgtgttgtattatgtatattttcttattttatagaaataaaactataaacttatattaataaaatatgtactccttccgtccaccatttaaacAGCCATTTTGACtctgcacgagttttaaaaaattgttttactttatgaagaaaagtaaagggagaaagtgagactcatttaaagtattagttttatattagtattagattgtgagtgtaaaaagttggtAAGATGTGAGATCCACGTACTaaaaatggaataaagtaaatggttctataaatcgtggacaaaccaaaatggcaaaatggttctttaaatggtgggcagagggagtattataattataataataatagctTTATTGTCTCTCTTGAAGGGCCTGAATAATTTCCGGCCACATTGTTTGGGTTTACTAAACCTAAGGgcatccactataaggcggacattTCCAATAGTCCTGccccttttttgtccacagccccagttTATTTGTCCGCTCTAAAAAAAAGTGTCCGCGGCTATAAGGTGGATACTTCCAATAACCCCAaaatttttagccacttttcattttattttttttcgtttattttaaatcaattataattaaaattatcggactatacgtaattagaaaaaaacggctaatggaaaaattatacaatgaaAATTTAATCAATAGAAAATCACAATGTTCTTCACGCTgcgccacctcccctacgtgcccaaacttcttcaatcaaatcggcctgaaGTGTGGTATGTGCtgtgctcctgcgcatatcagtgaaacgttggagcaaatattcattactatgtggtacacccatctgtatcGGCACGGAGGCAACACCatgacttgtacttgcgccatcttccggtgcccagcgctctgtagcaaatccttcatcttctattatcatattgtgcaatatgatacatgttaacataatattcgcgacatcatctttgTGTCAAACTCGTACCggacaccgtataatggcccatcgcgcttggagcacaccaaaagctcgctcaacatctttcctagcagcctcttgttttcgcgcaaaatattgtttctgcGGTCCAATCGGTTGGTGaattgtcttgacgaatacgggccaccgagaatatatctcatccgccaaatagtatcccctacGGTACTGCGTTctgttggctacgaagctgatttctggaccctccccccgacactcatcattgaagagaggcaataactgaagaacattgatgtcgatgttcgaacctgcaacaccgaaatacgcatgccagatccacaaacggtagtcagcaacggcttctAGAATCATCGATGGACCTTTActtttgaaaccagtagtgaactggcctttccacgccTCCGGGCAGTTTtcccactcccaatgcatgcaatcgatgcttcctaacatctTTGGGAAACCGTGAaccgaaccgtgcatatctagcagtctctggcactcatcagatgtgggctttcgtaggaactccAGACCAAATATTTCCTAGATCCCCTTACAAAACCGCCCGAGCACCGTTATGCTAGttgtctcacccatctgtaggtattcgtcgaacatatcagtcggtccggcataggcaagctgcctaattgcagcggtgcattTCTGAAAAGTAGACAACCCGATCCGGCAAGTGCAATCACTCCGGAGGGTGAAACACCGGTACCACTCCGCCAAATTTGtcgctatatggttgaagagtcgttgcgacattctgaatcgccgacgaaaaatctcgggtggataacggtgGTTATCCACAAAAAAGTCCGCCATTAGACGCTAGTGCGCTCCGCTTtggtctcgttggatggtccgCCAATTCCGCACGAGGGATCGCGGCCTCCGCCAATTCCGCCGCGCACGCCGCATCCTCCTCGTCGGCTTGGttctgcacctcttgaatcagagaattccacgcgtcattccacaaatcgtccatttttaataccaattgaatccacaaattttagtgagacaaagtatgagtgaagagttggaatgatgtgaaaataatgaagggAATAAgatgtatttataggtaaattaaattgaatttataaaaaaaatgaaaaaaaatcggTTGCCCCAATCCGCCGTGCTATAAGCCGGCGCGCCCATCGGCGCGGCGCATCTCTATTGGAGCATCCTCGCACTCTTCTCGCCGGAGGGCCTTCCGCCCCAAAAATTGTGTCCGCCTCGGGACAAACGCTACCCGCATTATAGTTAGGCGGGGCGACGGCGGCATGGGGCGGCggccgcccctatagtggatgccctAAATCAAGTCCAAACAGATAAAAATCAATAGCCCAAATATGGCCcacattaaataaaattgattttaaaataaagataaaaataaaacaaaaatgtaTAAAAGTAAAAGAGTAAATCACAAAATAGACAACCCCTAGCTAGAATCAGTTGAGAATCGCCgcctctctcttcttcttcacgaGATTTCTCCTCCAAATTTGTTCACCAGCGCGGTATCTTTCTTCCCTTCTCTATTTTCTAGCACACAATAATCTGCTATTTTGCGATTCTACTGTTCAAAAACCAGTTGAAAAGCGTAAAATGCTGTAACATTTTAGTAAAATTCTCACTGCATTTTTAGGTTTTGCCATTTTTCTTATCATGGGAGAATAAAATTCGTTTTCATTCTTCCTACATTTCATGTTCTGTTTTGTGATTTTTGCTGTATGAATCGATCACTCAACGTTTGGCGATTTCACTCTGTTTTCGAAATTTCAATTCGTTCAATTGTTGATAGATGTCCCATGGATGAAATATTTAGTAATCTGGAGCTGTGCAAGCTGGTGCTCCCTCTTGCAATAGAGGTTGAGGAACCATCTCTTTATTGCTATGCCAGGTAGAAAATAGGCTTTTCTGAGGGACATCTTTCAAATCTAGATTTAGGAATTGGAGTCCTtttggtgtttttttatttaaaagataTCGTTTTGATTGAATATACATCTTTTTTTAATACGTTTGGTTATTCGCATAATCAGTTTTAATGCCGTTTTCCATTTTCATATGGTAAAGGTATCTAAGATTAAGCTGTATGACTTGTTTTGATAAAAAGCTTAAGCgaagtattaattttattagttttgtAGTCTAAAAATAACTTAGGAATTCGTCTCAGATGGAATTTCTTTGGCAGCTGATGGTGTGGAAGCAGCCTCTTTTGCACACACGAGGTGGCGAGATGTTCTTGCAGTTTTAGAAGGGCTGCATTTGATTCTTGAAGGGTGGTTATACATATAGTTACTCAGCTTGGCTTGACTTGGTAAAGAGCTAAAACTTGGAATTTGTGAAGATTTGCTTTACTTGGACAGAATTACATTGTCATTGTGATGCTATACAATGTATACTATTTTGAATTCGAATATTATTGTTATGCAGAAATTGTACGGTGTTGGTGTAGCCTTATGCTTTGGGAAGTGTCACTGCAAATTTTTGGTTCTTTTGTATTTTAGATGTTTGTGTGTTTCAGCATGGTTTCTGCAGCTGTTACATAACATTCAACTCCTTAAATTCAATTTGTCTGCACGAAACAGgataattaatttatcttttGCGCAAGTTTGTTGCAATTGTTTTCTTTGGTTTAAAATCAGTGTACCCTTCTTGCATGTAGCTGGCTGACAAGTGTGGTGCTTTAATGGCGTTGGAGTTTGATACGTCAGAGATAGAGTACATGAGCTACAGCGGTGAGCATCACCTGCCACTGATTATGAATCTCGTGGATCAGGAGCTGAGTGAGCCCTATTCCATCTTCACCTACAGATACTTCGTCTATCTCTGGCCCAATCTCTCTTTTCTCGTTAGTTCCCCCTATGCACCCTTTCTCTCACTAGGAATTAGGATTTTTCAATTGATTGGTTGATTGGCAGGCATTCCATAAAGGAAAATGTGTTGGCACGGTGGTGTGCAAAATGGGAGATCACCGCCATACTTTCAGAGGATACATCGCCATGCTTGTTGTTCTCAACTCTTACAGAGGCCGAGGCATTGGTAGTTCCTCACATTACTAAATCCATTTGAAATCTTTTGCTGCTAAATTTGATTAAGTGTTTAATCTTATTAAATAAGTGGCAAAGTAGTTGTATCCATCTGTGGTTGCATACCCGTTTAAAAATACTTTATCCTGTGCTCATATAATTGAGATTTATTTGCTTGTTTTTGTGGACAGCAACTGAGCTTGTTAGCAGATCAATTAAAGTGATGATGGAATCAGGTTGCGAGGAGGTACGTTAGTTTGTCCCTCTTCACATTCTATGGGGtgttatttttctaaaattctTTTCTGCTAATCTCAAAGGTAACACTAGAAGCAGAAGTGACCAATAAAGGGGCACTAGCACTGTATGGTCGTCTGGGATTTATTAGAGCCAAGAGGCTTTTCCGGTACTACTTGAATGGCGTTGATGCTTTCCGGCTGAAGCTATTGTTTCCTCGACCTGAACCAGACTACTCTGATTCAATCAAGTCGGTTGCAGACGAGAGTGAGGAGCATGGTGATGGGATGCCCCCCGAAGAAAGAATTATACAGTAATGCAACATGTATTGATGGAGGGAGACTACTGAAGATGTTCGTTCCATTATATCTTACCTCCATATCCACATTCATCGATTTAAGCTCGACGATACTGCTTTGGTTGTAGTGAATATCTTATCTCATTGCTTTTGCGACTTTGCTAGTGCAAAGCTTGTGAATAATATGTTCAGTGTATCAAACATAGAGAAAATTGGACTTTTTGACTTACATTGATTTAAACAAGGAATAAGTTTTATTTACCACGCTTTGAGATAAAAACAAGGAATATGATTCATTTACCAATTTATATCTTGTTTGGTTTTACATGATAAAAAAGTTGAGGTGACTGCATCAAACTAAGTCTATGGATAAAGTTTTTCACTACAAATGTGAAGAGTACGAACAGAATGGTTTTAGAGACTCAACGAAAATAGAGGATAAAAagttaaataaacaaaaaattataaatataaaatcaacataagagcatctccatctgtgctcgttggcaag
This portion of the Salvia splendens isolate huo1 chromosome 10, SspV2, whole genome shotgun sequence genome encodes:
- the LOC121752945 gene encoding N-alpha-acetyltransferase MAK3-like, translated to MALEFDTSEIEYMSYSGEHHLPLIMNLVDQELSEPYSIFTYRYFVYLWPNLSFLAFHKGKCVGTVVCKMGDHRHTFRGYIAMLVVLNSYRGRGIATELVSRSIKVMMESGCEEVTLEAEVTNKGALALYGRLGFIRAKRLFRYYLNGVDAFRLKLLFPRPEPDYSDSIKSVADESEEHGDGMPPEERIIQ